In Benincasa hispida cultivar B227 chromosome 8, ASM972705v1, whole genome shotgun sequence, the sequence tgatttctGTCGAATGAAGAACGAGAAGAAGGCACGAGAGGAACGAGTCCAAAATGAGAGGAATGCGCGAGAATCTGGGTTGTATGCGTGCTAGCAAGCGTTTTAACGAGAGGAATGAGTCCAAAACGAAAGGAATGCGCGAGAATTTGAAATGTATGCATGATATCAAGTGTTTTGGGTTCTAAATGGACATTTCACACGCGGCTAACATCATCAGGAGATCAATTTCGAGTGTTTTTTTAAAGATGAGCCAAATTTTGAGTGGGGCTCAAATTTTGACCCATCCGTTCCCAATTTTTCGCTTCTCCCTCCATATCTTCTTAAcctctaaaaaaattattttatatgaacatctttcaacaaaacaaaataatcacaAGAATACAATCGAACTTTAAAAGTCATCGATAATTGGCTAAAATCACACCATCACAACTCAGTTTAATACTATCTTTCTCTAAGTATTTACAGATATGTTACTCTTTTATTTGTCATTCTAGTGGGGATAGAAGAAATGGTCGTTGGTAAGGAACATGTGATTTATGAGATGAAACACTATATCCAATCTATTTTTCTACTCCGCATTCAAACGTAAATCTCATTTtaattgttctttttctttttctttttaccaGGAAAGAACATCTTCGAGGTATACCTTTCACTTCAAATAACTTCTCAAAACCATACTACGAATTTAGTCTACTCCGCATTCAAACTTAAATCTCATTTTAattcttctatttctttttccttttctaacaAAAGAACATCTTCAAGGCAAACCTTTCACTTCAAAAAACTTCTCAAAACACACTAAGAATTTAGTCATAAGATAGATAACATTACCTCTAAAATGAGTTTCAATGACTCATTTTTAGTCTTCACAATTTCTTGAAAGATTTTACATATCCGATAAAAGAAATGTTTTGTGGCATCTCAATATTTAGGAAATTGGAcatcaatttctttatttttaatggTACATCAAACACCCATACACTTTTAATGGAAGAGTTGTGTCTCATCATCATCGAACCCAAATAGTTATGACTCTTCTACATTAATCAACACATCAAATACGTTTGAAATATACGAGATACAATGTTTGTTGAAGGGCCACCTAATTAGTTATGAGGGCAACATGGGAggacaaaaaggaaaattttaaaatacataagAGCAAAAAGGGAAGGAGAAAATTCTccttataatataatataataatagttTAGATATAGATTTAGCCTATTATAGTGTACATATTAAACAAATATTATACttagaaaataaatagaaaaaatgaagaaaaatgtcCAAAATAACCCCTTTTACTTTTCACATTTCAAAAATAGCATGCTTTCTGAATATTCGTTATAATGGTTTTCTCGAGCCTTCCCGGGCGAGATTGAGCCCAAGATTGTGTtagtttttttaatgtttaatatCAAATTCGATTGATGGGAAAGGAATTTTACGAATATTCCCTtagtaataaaaatattattatattattataatatctCATTTTTTGAGAAACCTGACGATTGGCTTGCTTAACAAGTTTCTTAAATAAGTTACTGTTTGGAAGTCCTCAAACTCTCACGTCTCATATTTTTGCATACAATCAAGAAAAACGAGGTATATATATCGATATTGTCTTTTGTaaatgtgttttagttgttatTTGCATGTTGTTGAGCCCAATAATTTATGTTTTCGTAGTTGTTTACGTAATTTTAGTAGAAATTCAATAATCTTGGTCGCTTGAGTATATTTACCCCGTGAtttagtgttgggttttatgccctaaaactcgtagatagtaaatgtaaataattaagcttcattaataaagagttatcaatgttatttcatcaataaagagttgtcgatgttattgattatgttgtattctattttgtcttaataaccctaaatctgaTAAACTAATATCCTAGAATGTCTTATGAGTTTTGAACAGTACGtgaagacatacagggatcaaagttcaagatataacctaaaaggtcaatagtatagggataaggttgggtccatggatatgacccactttgtttTTTTATCGTACAACgcattcgtgtaggtgacatacgaatgagggtatcctatgcaataagtttgcataagatcaaaccgcgaaatagtaaccactagatgtaatacCATTGACTAgctaggtttctatttcactaggatgacttaGGAAACTCAGTCTTAAACctaagtgtattatgaactcctgttcacgagggattgtcctttgcttgtatgggtgaaagtggccagttCGTGGAcctaataagcctaccattttggggacaataCCGAGTGGGAAGCTGAGAACATAGtgttacaagatgaaattcactcctttccgactttagggtaagtagatgattgttcccttaactggtgtctccgggacttgaacaaagctagtctctcattggcctgagaggggtttcgGTTTAGTGGTTAGAcctaaacaggttgttcattaaagaagcactggtacttaagaatacaaaggtaacccaaggataaaacaataatttgactcAGTTGGTGTTACAAATACTCTTGAagaactaacttgttgttattggccTATATGAGTaaatatctatagtgagaataatgcagttgtaggtctttagtggagtatacgcacaattaacgaatatttattaatttggtttataagtttagttaattaatctcacatcgttgGAGTTTCTAATTTGTAGATCCATGAGGTTCCTTTGTTAGCTCGCTAAATGATATTAATGATGAAtgatttgaatagttcaaatcaattgaggaaATTTGAtgttaatgtgattaatatataatcaattatagatgtgatctataattcacaTTATgtgataaatatatatttgaatgagattcaaatatcatATTTATGAGAATTAGATTCCTAAAGAgttgtatacatataaataaatgatacttgttaattaactttatatttaatatgatttaatatagttatttaattgattgattaattaatgattaattaattgattaagaaattttTATAGAGAGGTGGACGCATATAAATATGTgttgtttatatttattaattaactatgtatatatagtaaatttgatttaatatatgtGGTTATTAAATtgttgtgctaattaattaaataagggttacttaattaatttagcACATATATATTCTTCCTTATGGCCCTTTTTAGGGCAAGAATTCATTTGGTGACTAAACCTAGCcaccaaaaagaaaaacctcTCTTCATGCTCTCAAAGATTGTtctctacctcttcctcttTTAATTGTTGGATACCACATATCCAATTATTGGAATTCctaagagaataacaaggttattcttgtgGTCGTGTTCAAGATAGATTGAGAAGATGTTCGTTTGAAAAGCTAGAGGCATGtgagtctacaaaggtaagatCGATTCTTTCCCTCTATTTCTCTTTCATTAAAACATGCTAGTATGATGTTTATCCCACTTATGCTCTGTTTAACATGTTTTTGTTTCtcataaaatgtaaaaatagaATGCAAGATGGTCCACATACTTTCGCTCAGGAATCGATTCTCGATAATATTTATATAGATGCATCAAGATTACGCAGTTTCCCTAagattttgaatgattttattaacttttttgTACTTGTATATggattccccccccccccccccaaaaaaaaaaaaaaaatgtctcgTATATTTGTTTGTATTGGGGGTGAATGGAAGGGAGATGAGAAATAATATGTAGGAGATTAGTTGAAAGGATTGATTGTCGATGTCGAAATAAGGTATGAGGAGTTTTTACAAGAAATATATAGAATCAGTGGGATAAATTCTGTTGAGTTCGAATTGATTACAAAGTGTTTGTACAATGTTAGGTCGAATGTATCTACCTTTATGATCATTAATCAAGAAGatcatcatttttttcttaaccGGTCACGATGTATCTCAAGTGACTTTTTTAGTATCGAAGTTACCAGTAATAATCCATAAATCTAAGAGTATGATACCATTAAATCCAGCTCAAATGGCCTAAAATGTTCCATCATTTGCATCAACATTTCCTTTATGGCCTTCAACTCAACCGTAAAGGAGGACTCCATTTCCTCTCTAAGCGTTGTAAGTACCGACTGTACTTACATGTCATCCGTGATCCACTATATGTGGTCCTCATTGGTGGAAGTATCTCGGGTGGTACACACACCTAAGGGCATACTACAAGTGGCTCACTCATAGGTGGTTCATAATCTGTAATATGACCAACCGTTATAGTATCATCACCTGTCGTGAATCCATCAACTCATTCTTGACCCCTATCCTCAACTAGACCACGAACAACATTCTTTGGCGGAAGAGGGGACAGATTTACATACCCATCTGCTGTCGAAAGGTCCATCATAGGATCGAAGTAGGCCTTCTCCTCATCGGTTAGAATGGCGTCATTTATACCAGCCTGGATgtaaacaagaagaaaaaaaaaaattagaaccataaaccctaaaccctataCTTAAACACTATACCATCTCATAGATCTTAATGAAGTACAAATTACTACTTGAGACCCAAAAACCTATATCTGAATCACCTTTACTCCAGGTGAATGCATGTAACTCCATCGCATGATGCACGGTATTGCATCAGTAGAAACCCTATTCACTACCAATCCGCTAAAGGACGAAACTGTCTTGTATGCTCAAACCTaccaattaaaaaaacaaacaccacCGATAAGTGCATGATAAAGTCGAAGTACCAATAACAAAcatgattaaataaaattaacgaACCTAGAAAGCAAATGGAAATATGTATAAGTTGTATGACTTAGGCGACTTACTATTCATAGGCTTCTTCTTGTACATTGTAACTTTTCTTTTTAGTGCACCTTGTAAGCTACTCAGAGTTTTATAAATATCATGTTGCCTTAGTTATAGTTAAAAAAATCCTCCCACACATCAACTAACCTCAACATGGTTCAGTCCATGTGTTGCCTCTGTTCCATTCCCATCATAGCCAACTCGATGAAATATAATATAGCCATCTTCACCGCATCCGCATCATCTTAAACTCATAAGATCTCGGGGATGATCTCGGGCCACATTCACCTTGATATCGTATACAAAAACTCAATGGTTGTCCACCAATCTTAGGACACATTCAAACGACCTCGAGCCCAGTTCATTGAATCAAAGACTGAATTTAAGCAGGTTTCAATCGAAATAGAATGAAGTATCCAAAAAATCATCACTAACAGATAACATTCACAAAAAAGGGACcaaatattgaaagaaagataaTATCCACCAAGATTTCTCATATATTTCAAATAGATTCTAAAACCCAACCAAATTCTAATTTAAGATGAAACCGTAGACTAAACGAAAGAAATAGTGAAATACCTCTACAATAAGGAAGCTTAAGGATAGAAATAACTATGAAGAAGGAAATTTTCAAAACGAAAGTAGGGATATCCTGAGCAAGGTAAGGAGTTGGAATGGTTTCCGTATATATAAAGGGATGAATGATTTTTTAAAGCATTGGTACTTTCTTCTTGGTAATTTGAATTCATAATATTTCAAATCCAATCTCGGGTCCGATCTCACATGAGAAGGCCCGAGAAAATTCATTCTAACGAGTATTCTGAAAGCGTACTATTTTTGAAATGTGAAAAGTAGAAGGGTTAGTTTGGACAATATTCCAAAAATAAACCCTACAACTTTTCCGACTCCATTTCCCAGCCACATGCCTCTCTCTCACAGTCTCACTCCACTCTATTCTCTTCAGTATTCGGTTCATAGCCCAACGCCCCGTTGCCCATGTCCGCTACTCATTGCCATGCCTGCCACCCGACGTCTTGTCCTTCTCGATTCACCGACAGGTTGCGATTCCACCAGCCGCCCGTCTCTCTCCTCTTTTAGTTTCAGTTGCTTCTCTCCtctatctcatcttcttcaaggTATTCATTTTGACATTGTCTATATTTTTGGGTTATAAGTTTGTGTAAATTTGCAAGCAAATGTAGGGAACACACATTATTACTATTAATATTCAATTTCGTTTGTTTGCGTGAGTTGAAAttctttattgaatcaaactcatATGAATATTGGTTTCATGGAGGCTACATGAATTTGCTTTTAAAGAGAGatgattttattcttcaatttggCTCCGACTATATGTTCTTCGAATCAATAACCTAAATATGAGCAATATTAGTTTGAGTTTGTTGGTGTCTAGTTTTATTGCTTTTGAATTTCAAGTTTATAAGCACGTTGGTGTCTTTCCATATCAATCCGAAAAATCAAATAAACCGGTCGATCATAATCGGACTAACCGAACCGAACCAGTTCTCAAATTTCTTTCTCCGGTAGGGTTTATCAGTCCAACGATTGTGTTGTGTGAGCTGCCTCTCAATTGTGTACGCTCAACTGGTCTGCAAAACATGCCTCGTACGACGACGGTTGATTGCCGCGGCTGTCCTCCGCTTCGTGCCCTAACGTTCGATGTTCTTGGTCTCGTCAAAGGTAATGATGACAATCTACACTCTCCAATTTACTCTGTCACGATTTCCTCTGAATTTCTTCTAAATATGTTTGTTCCGCCGCCACTGCACAGTCATTGAAGCTCGGGGCAAGGAAGGAGAGATTCCGAAAGTCGTTGACAGATGGGGCGAACCTGATTTCTCCAAATCGGTGCTTGCAGCTTCTCTTATTGATCGTAAATTCGATCCTGTAGGTTTCTTTCTTGCCTCTTTTCAAATCGTTCATTATTATCATACCCACTTGTAGAAAGATTTTATGTGGTTGTCTATCTAACTGTTAAAAATTTTGTGTCATTGTTATGGATTCATAGTCATTGGAAGTTCTTCTTTCTCATTATTTGGGTTATCCATCTAGGCTGTGAGTGTTGCTTTGTTTTTCTGGCCTTACAATTTCTTCTCTTTTGATATGTTTTATTCTTCATTCATTAGTGGGGTTTTTACTTAAATCGACCTCCACTGGGTTGATGTCTGCCCATTGGCAGATTTTATATTTCACTTCGTCATTCTTAGTGCACCAAATCacttccatttcttttttaattgcaGTTATTAGCTGTTGCTCGAAAAAATGGTCTGGTAAGTTATATCTAGTAGTGTGAATCATGCTcgaatttctttaattttaaatatattaatgcaCTCCTTGGTTAATCATGTTTTTTCTGCCGCAGATTGAAGTTCTTAATCCTTTGAATGGTGAtcttcatgttgtaatttcggaCAATACCGATACTTCCCCTCCACCAAAAGATGAAGCTATTGTTGgaatgcatttattttcaaaagatgAATTGGAAGTGGAATCTAGGTTATGTATCACTTTATAATTTATGAGCTTATTATATGATGAATTGGAAGTGGAGTCTAGGTTATGTATCACTTTATAATTTATGagcttattatattataaaattgggcCTCCATTTATGTCCTATTCTttatcttttttcctttccaatTGGAAAGATTTCTTGTAATCACCTTTAGGTATTGGTTTTTTCCCTATTTCATTTGATCGATGAAATGTTTCTttatccaatatatatatatatatatattaatattaatattaataatttgataGAAGTGCAAAAGGTATAATCCTTTTGTTACCAgtgaaatattaaattttctcttaaaCCATATATGCTGAAATTCCTCATAGttacattatttatttttaggcATTGCACCTTGCTTTCATGTACAACAAAAGGAAATGCGAGCATGAGATCATTTGAATTTTCTAGTTCATCTTCAAAAGACACCTCTACCAATCTTGTAAGATCGTGGAAAGTATGTGGTTCGGGTGATGTTATGTGCTCCAAAGTTGATGGAAGTGAAACCCATGCATTGTTTGGAGGGTGAGTTGAGATCATGTTTGAATTTTGACTGTTATCTTTATGCTGGCATTAACTACCTTTACGTTTTTGTATGCACAGGAAGGGTGTTGAAGTTAATATGTGGAATCTAGAACAGTGCACTAAGATTTGGACAGCAAAAGCAGTATGCTTCTTAGTTCTCCTTTGCATGTTTGTATAAAGCAGCCAAGTCTAGCGAATGTTTTTTGATATACTTTTGTAACATCTTGATTTTTATTCAGCCGAAGAAGAACAGCCTTGGTATTTTCACACCAACTTGGTTCACATCAGCAACATTTCTTAGTAAAGATGATCACCGTAAGTTTGCAGCTGGTACCAACAGCCATCAGGTAATTCATATCAGTTTCTCATGGTAACACAAGTTACAAAATTGGAAATATATGAGAGTGGAGAATTACAGGGAGTTATAGAGACAATTTCAGGGGAATGGGAAGAAGttacaattaatttattgatttctattcaaatataattaacgcTTTATTTAGAGCCGGTAAGCGAATTATTGATGATTATAGGCTAAATCATTACAACTCTGATACAATGTATCTATATGacctctttattcttattttttatttgtatatcCATTATGATCTAAGTATAAACAACTTATTTTGATGTATGAACCCGGGAGGGGCATCTTCTTTTTCACTCTATAATTGGAATTTGTGACTAACCGTTTCAGGTTCGACTGTATGACATTTCTGCTCAGAAGAGACCTGTCATCTCATTTGATTTTCGAGAGACTCCTATTAAATCCTTGGCAGAAGATGTAGATGGTAACACAATATTCGTGGGGAATGCATCTGGTGATCTTGCATCTTTTGATATTCGCAATGGTAAAATTTGTTATGTGCTAGAGATAGTGATCTGTTCTATTTAAGAATCCAGGTGTTCTATATCTTTCCCTCAGTACTCTCGTTTCAGATAGTTTAATTATTGACTTTTGTGGGTTCCTCATATTTTTCATTTAGAGAAGATTGGTTGTTTTAGTTGTTGGTTCATAATTGATGAATGCTACCGCAATGGTTTATTTAAAGGTCCTCATTTCACTGTATATTATATAGCATATTTGACGTGTAGGTGATACCGTCATGGTGTCTTGAATATTTTTGCTGCAGATGCCTAAAGAGATGAGGTTGTATAGTATAGGAAGTGTGGGCATGCTGCCTTCTACTTTCACTCAATGTTTGGTCCTTGTTCTGTTTTGAGCTTCTCTATGCTGGGATTGACTCTATGATTTTTTACCATATCACTGTTGCATGGTCACTTCAATACCTTGAGTTACTTTTGAAACGTCACCTTTTTACCCTGTTGCTTTATAATGATGAGGTAATAAAAAGAGGCAGATAGAGGACAATTTTCttgagcattttttttttttttttttacagatttTGCTTCTACATTCTACCAAACAGAGAGCTGCAGTCTTGACCTACATCcgtctttttttcctttttcgttTTTAGAATTATTTCCACCTATCATctttagaaaggaaaaaacaaataGTTTTTTTTGATAGACTTGCAATTCCCAGTACTATTCGAATTTTTTT encodes:
- the LOC120083174 gene encoding LOW QUALITY PROTEIN: WD repeat-containing protein 74 (The sequence of the model RefSeq protein was modified relative to this genomic sequence to represent the inferred CDS: inserted 1 base in 1 codon); the protein is MPRTTTVDCRGCPPLRALTFDVLGLVKVIEARGKEGEIPKVVDRWGEPDFSKSVLAASLIDRKFDPLLAVARKNGLIEVLNPLNGDLHVVISDNTDTSPPPKDEAIVGMHLFSKDELEVESRHCTLLSCTTKGNASMRSFEFSSSSSKDTSTNLVRSWKVCGSGDVMCSKVDGSETHALFGGKGVEVNMWNLEQCTKIWTAKAPKKNSLGIFTPTWFTSATFLSKDDHRKFAAGTNSHQVRLYDISAQKRPVISFDFRETPIKSLAEDVDGNTIFVGNASGDLASFDIRNGKLLGCFLGKCSGSIRSIARHPEFPVIASCGLDSYVRFWDIKTRQLLSAVFLKQHLTGVVFDSHFVEEDVTQIAVESIQQETEVAQTINEEHVPRKRKKASKEDSEGGKRKGSKTADKENXKKQNEVTWRNRKKAEVVGVMFK